ACTTTAAACCGCAGATTTAACGGATTGCGCGGATGCGCCCACTGCGTGGGCTGGCTACTGGCTGATGCTTCAAATATTTAATATAATTTTTTATTATATTTTATATTTTAAATACCAAAAAAAGCCGCCTGAAAAGGCGGCTTTTTTTGGTGTGATTGCTAGTCAGCCGCGGAGCGGCGTATCCGCGCAATCCGTTAAATCCGTTAAATCTGCGATTAATGTTTGGCGTCGCCGCCCTTGCCTACTTTGCCGCTGTTTACCGACATGGGGCGGTTGCCCTGCGGGTTGCTACGGATATTATTTACGCCGTGGCCGGCGCTATTGCCATCGGTGGTGTTGCCGTGGGCCGACACATCGGTGGTGTTCGGGCTCTGCACCTGCGTGCTTTTGCGCTTGGTATTGGCGGCGGGGTTGACGGACGTTTTCGCGTTCGTGAGGTCGGTTTCTTTCTTCGCAAGTGACATGGCTAATTGGAACAAGGTGAGACTACACTACGCTTCCTTGTACCACAATGCCCGCGCTGGGGTTGCTGTTATGCCGCTTTAGCGCCACAAATGCCCGAATATTCCTTTGTCCGGCTCAGTCGGCCAGCTTCTCCAGCGCTGCCCTGAACTCCGGGGTGTCGTAGTCGGCCATGCCGTCGTGGCGGTCGGCCAGCTGGCCGCTGGGCGTGAGGACGATGGTCGACGGAATCGAGGGCGAGTCGAACGGCGCCGGTAGCGGCGCGGCCGGGAAATACACAGGCAGGCTGTAGCCTTTGCGCTTGAGCAAGGCCCGCGCCTTGTTGGGGTTGGCATCGAGCGAAATCAGCACGAAGGCCACTTTGGCCGTGTCCGTTTTCTGGTAGAGAGCTTGCAGGCCGGGCATTTCGGCCAGGCAGGGCGGGCACCAGCTGGCCCACAGACTAACGAGCACGACCTTGCCCGCAAACCGGCGCAGGTTGGTAGGGCGGCCATCGAGCGTGTAGAGCGGCAGCGGGTGCGGGTAGTCGCGGCGCTCGCTGGCAAACTGCACCGGCACTGCTGCCGGGCGCGTAGGCGGCGCGGCCCGCCACAGCCCCGTAGCCAGCAGCCCACGCTGAAGCGTGCTCAATACCGGCTGGCGCAGGCCG
The sequence above is drawn from the Hymenobacter baengnokdamensis genome and encodes:
- a CDS encoding TlpA family protein disulfide reductase → MPAWLRQNRGEILFFVAFAVVMTTGLRQPVLSTLQRGLLATGLWRAAPPTRPAAVPVQFASERRDYPHPLPLYTLDGRPTNLRRFAGKVVLVSLWASWCPPCLAEMPGLQALYQKTDTAKVAFVLISLDANPNKARALLKRKGYSLPVYFPAAPLPAPFDSPSIPSTIVLTPSGQLADRHDGMADYDTPEFRAALEKLAD